A part of Solenopsis invicta isolate M01_SB chromosome 2, UNIL_Sinv_3.0, whole genome shotgun sequence genomic DNA contains:
- the LOC113005879 gene encoding putative nuclease HARBI1 has product MIVSDYNGIILTVLASHGGRTHDSRVWNSSRLARYMLNKYQNGRRNVWLLGDARYPLLPYLMTPKLNQPPGSPSAAYKDAHIKARCSIERTIALIVNATCVLHNIAKRFNILDGNVYRDENIEEELGPIFDKNLRARGNKVRERITTI; this is encoded by the exons ATGATA gtCAGTGACTATAATGgaataatattaacagttttAGCAAGTCACGGTGGCCGTACTCATGATTCCAGAGTTTGGAATTCCTCTCGATTAGCCAGATATATGTTAAACAAATATCAGAATGGTAGAAGAAATGTATGGCTATTAG GTGATGCAAGATATCCCTTATTACCATATTTAATGACACCCAAATTAAATCAACCACCAGGATCTCCAAGTGCAGCATATAAAGATGCTCATATTAAAGCACGATGCTCAATCGAAAGAACAATAG cattGATCGTAAACGCAACTTGTGTTCTACATAATATTgcaaaacgttttaatattcTGGATGGCAATGTATACAGAgatgaaaatattgaagaagaatTAGGACcgatttttgataaaaatttacgtGCAAGAGGAAATAAAGTGCGAGAAAGAataactacaata